In one Cydia strobilella chromosome 25, ilCydStro3.1, whole genome shotgun sequence genomic region, the following are encoded:
- the LOC134752678 gene encoding uncharacterized protein LOC134752678, producing MKLVLLIVCVALAHINAQCLKSIACKPYPAVAPILQPTCEIPIGLPSCNCATIPSLPVSPSILPAINAPAFGAPFLPGIAPLGLINPFLPPASPISALAPTVSSLYPPINPCYCGCKYLKKIPIPPPCL from the exons ATGAAGCTGGTACTATTAATAGTTTGTGTGGCCTTGGCACAT ATCAACGCCCAATGCCTCAAGTCTATAGCATGCAAGCCATACCCCGCAGTTGCCCCCATACTCCAACCTACCTGCGAGATCCCAATCGGGCTACCATCATGTAACTGCGCTACCATTCCTAGTCTACCAGTGTCACCATCCATTCTCCCAGCGATTAACGCGCCAGCTTTTGGGGCACCGTTTTTACCCGGTATCGCGCCTTTAGGCTTGATAAACCCGTTCCTGCCGCCGGCGTCGCCGATATCAGCGTTGGCGCCTACTGTGTCGTCGCTATACCCGCCTATTAACCCGTGCTATTGCGGGTGCAAGTATCTGAAGAAGATACCTATACCGCCGCCCTGTTTGtag
- the LOC134752660 gene encoding keratin, ultra high-sulfur matrix protein-like codes for MHSSIIFICLLLASNVTSQDCGCGLLHTNLPLPIKNLLSGSIPIPVPPCGCLKSCGCPELYGLLPPTVPPCGCFNPAIGIPNPVIPVQTCGCMNAFGACTCGAPVIGNLCGRNTPTVGISTTCGGSDPNVRIVDGCPRCQPVYSYNLPSIGYPTCGCTEFGGVVAPSILPPCGCAGCGCGAPLVPFGVYGCAAPSCSCGGCGCGCIGPCGCAPVNACGCVEVPCGLPKVKTTCTCVTPTIETPYGCAQGEPTCACASTLELPTCGLPVVPPFSPVIGCSRYLRQVCVQPPFL; via the exons ATGCATTCGTCtatcatatttatttgtttattgttagcttctaat gtTACATCTCAAGACTGCGGCTGCGGTTTACTTCACACAAACCTTCCACTGCCCATAAAAAACCTTTTATCCGGCTCAATTCCAATCCCAGTCCCACCATGCGGCTGCCTCAAGTCATGTGGCTGTCCAGAACTATACGGCCTCCTCCCCCCCACTGTGCCCCCTTGTGGGTGCTTCAACCCCGCAATTGGTATACCTAACCCCGTGATTCCAGTCCAAACTTGCGGCTGCATGAATGCTTTCGGAGCGTGTACCTGCGGCGCTCCTGTTATTGGAAATCTTTGCGGACGTAATACGCCTACAGTTGGGATATCAACAACTTGTGGAGGCAGCGACCCTAATGTGAGGATTGTCGATGGTTGCCCACGATGCCAACCTGTGTATAGTTACAATCTGCCTTCGATCGGGTATCCTACATGCGGTTGTACTGAGTTTGGTGGTGTTGTAGCGCCTAGTATTCTACCGCCTTGTGGGTGCGCAGGGTGCGGTTGCGGGGCCCCTCTCGTTCCTTTTGGGGTTTATGGTTGCGCTGCTCCATCCTGTAGTTGTGGTGGGTGTGGATGCGGTTGCATCGGCCCTTGCGGTTGCGCTCCCGTAAACGCATGCGGTTGCGTAGAGGTACCTTGCGGTTTGCCTAAAGTTAAGACTACTTGCACTTGCGTAACCCCAACTATTGAAACCCCCTACGGCTGCGCCCAAGGCGAACCCACCTGTGCTTGTGCTTCCACATTGGAGCTTCCCACTTGTGGGCTCCCAGTTGTGCCTCCTTTCTCACCAGTTATTGGGTGCTCCAGGTACTTACGGCAGGTGTGCGTGCAGCCTCCATTTTTGTAG